TTTAGGGGAGAGAGGGCGTCtcaaaagtcatattatagtacgtcgtccaaaatcagtcaaaaaagtcagattatagtatgtcgtccaaaatctgtcgtCCACTCATCATATTACAAATTTATTTTCGAaagatttaaaaagtgaaaggcttcagtttggccctaatactttGTTATACATTTGGGGACATTTAGTACacctgtatgtttgtttgtttttggtaacAAAtctaattatttaataattgctAATTGTCacaagttcatgttttttttttgagctgcAAATATCTGCTTCTCCAACTTGTTGTGAAAACTACACTCTGAACAGAAGCATGCGTGACCTTCATCTGTACTCAGTAGCATGATTTAAACCTGCAGAATGGGTCGTTTAAACTAATGCTTCAAATGAAAAGTGGGTGGGTTGTGGGTGAGTGACATGATGCGTAATTTGTGAGGAAAGCACAGGTGCGCAAAGTCAAATGAAACTGAATGGGATCCAGCAGGTTGTGGTTTGATAATTAATATTTGCACAGTTTCGAGTGACAGCAGAGCTGATCCACATGACTTTCCTTATGTATGGTTATAAGAACATGAATAggattacatatatatatgtatgtatatatatatatatatgtatatatatatatatacatatatatatattatacataacaAATGTATGTGAGTGTATGCATGTGTTCACACTTCAGTGATGAGCCTGGTAGTTATTGCATGACAGAGTGTGTGAATTGCACTGTTGCTGGATATGTTGTTGAACAGATCTGTTCTGCCCTCAGGTGCAGCCACAGAATGGCTTCTCTGGCTACTGGACATGTGTGAAACAAGGGACACTGAAGGGAGCTTGGGAAGCTCTGGGAGACACAGGCTGTCCCATCTGAGTGCTTAAAGAAATGTCTGACGGacaataaattataatatataatccTGGTGTTTTACACTCACTGAGTGGCGTGAGACTGATTATAAATGTAACCACATGTAAAGAAACTAATGATTTATAGCAGCTTTTTATGTTGTCTATATATTCAGCTAAATGTGGGTGTGTTGTTAatagtgtttattattatattattccaGTGGCCAATGATTTTCAAATCAATTGTGCACTCTGGCACTTGTTTGTACATCCAAGTGCTTTTATGGGCTAATTGTATTCATATTGTCAGCATGTGGTGTGggttttttattcaaataaagttttacttaaaaatgaattcaaattcaaTGACGTGCTGCACTTTCGCTATGTTCATGAGTAGCGAGACAAAGAGAGAACTAAGAACTGTTTTGTAGTTTATTGTAGAATTGACCTGTGAAGATCACGAATATGTGGGGTTAACCATTGAAGATTGTGGTGCTAATTATTATACCATACATACAATTCAAGAAAAGTAAATAGACAAGACAAGCTTACGTCTGAGATAGATGAACAAATTAGTGACTGATGCCAAGGTTATCAGTGAATACAGCGTACACagctacaatacaataaaattacATTGCGCATGAAGCCATCTTTGGTCTTCTCATCactataaacaaatacatataaatTTGTATTGTATCAAAAATAGAAATTACATAGCCATATTGAAagtaaattcacatttttgacaaacaATATAGAGAGAATACCTAAGAGACATAGTATgggattacattttttttaatccttggCTTTAAGGACCCAAtggtttttgccacattttggacattcatttgtttttccgtTGAATTGCATGATTCTGTGAAACCATATATCAGTTATATCTGTCATCCACCTGTATAGGACAGTATGCAACATAtataacaacacaaatgaaagaaCAAGAGAGATTGTCATTCTTAAAAACAAGCGTGTGCTTTCAATCCCCGGGCATTGAAAACGAGGCCTGATGAGCGGCTTCCGCTGCGGTGCGGGACAGACGAGAGGAGAAATGTGGTCAGGACTCGACATACGGTTGTGATGTAGCAGCTCATCCTTCACAGGTGAGCAGAGACATGTCCCTCCTCTCacgagtgagtgtgtgtgtgcgtgtgtgagtgtttgtcctTCTGAAGCTCAGAGTGTTTCTGTTCTCAGAGGCACAAATGATGAACTGCAGCCAAAGAGGACCTCTGCTTGAGATATCAGGGAAGTGCTTTCAAAGTGTTTGATCCACTgtggaaggaggagaagaagaagaaaaggatttaagaacattttaaaaacaacagagtagtaaaatttattttacattaaagttCATGTTGCCTAAGAACGTATGGCAGCTGTCATGCCTGACCATTAACACTGTTATAGTAAGAGTAATAAGAGTAGAAAATGAAGTCTGTCTCCACATAGTAACTGTAAATATCACTTTCCACTGCTTCAATGGgcaaattactttaaaaaaaaaatgttcatgctGACATGTATTAAAGTTCCTGTTTGTTAAGTCTAACAGCCCAAAGTTTAAAACCTTAAGTCCCAGAGAATTcttaatatttcacaatatttcATGGCAAAAGTGAGATAATTATAAAAATGCTTGTCATGTAAAAAGCCTACAACGCAGttcaattttaagaaaaaaaaaaaaattagtttaCGCtcattaatctttttttttaatccactgatcTCATTTTAGCAGGAGCCTGTGTATCTGCAATCCAGTGCCGAAAGTATGATAACAGTTGTTTATAAACAATTACCCAAATCCTACACCGTTTAGTGACTGTATACATGGCTACTCAGACAAAAGCTTTAAGACTTTCCTTGATGTGTATGTTATTGATGAATTACCTGAGACATGTATTGCAGATGGGTAACATAGTACAACATTGATGagtattaaaattaaaatatcctCTGAAATATTGGACCCGTTACACAAATTAACCAAAAACGGCAACATAGCAGCTCCTTTTAAGAGGACACTATTGTTCGTTAAATATCCAGATTAAGGATTTgatatgttcattttaattttttaaatgattaaatggtGACATTGTGCCCAGCCCACTCAGGACAGCTGCATTCCCTGTACTCATTTGACAAAGGAAGATATTTATaggttaataaaaacaaaaacaaagcagatttTCTCTCCTTCTTACCATTCACCACATCAGGAAGGCGACGTCAAGGGTCACTCTCCTTCTTTACGGTCACGTCGCCGTCTCCAGCCAGGATGGTTGAGATTTCTCCCTGCATGAAGGCCCAAGGCACGGTGGATCCAGCCAGGGGGCAACGCTCTCCACTAGGACAGTACACCTCCCCTCCTTGACCTTGGCTGCGGATGAATCCCCTTGTACAGGGGAAGCAGAACTTGTGGTGCATGACAGAGGGACACTGGACAAAATGAGTGTCCTCCAAGCGCTCTctgcagaggctgcagcagagcagggtGCCCTGAGCACTGCTTGAAGACTCCCCAGCAGTGGTGTTACTGCCAGGCCCAACTGCATTTAAACCCTGCACCATAGATGCCTGGGAGACTGAGGTGGCAGCGGTGGAGGGGCTGCTGCTGGTGGGACGCCCAGCTGAGGAGGAGTGGGCTGTGGACATGCTGGGGCTATCTCTGGACATCTGACTAGTGCTCAGACTGTCTGCGACTCCCATGAGTGCTGAGATTGGTGAGGGCTGGCTGTGTAATCGAGGTGGGCCTTCTTGAGGGACAACCATGGCAGAAAGCGGTTCCATGCCTGAGTAAACACCTCGGGGCCAGGGCTCTCTTGCTGGTTGATCGGGTCTCCCTTCACTATCTCCATTCTCCGAGCCTGGAGAAGCCTTGCGGCGACGAGTTGTGCTCTTCATTTGTACAGGGCGTCCAGCAGCTGCCATGGGTAACATTGCATCAGGCTGTGGCAGCACCTCTGGAATTGGGGGCTCTTTAAACATACGCACACCCTCATTCAACAGCTCAGACAGCCCACGCCAGTCTCCTGTGCCATGGCGCTTCTCATATTCCACATATCGCAGACCAGAGTTCACTGCTTTACCTGCATCTTTTGCCGAGTCACGAAACATTTGCCTGACCAGGTCTGGGACTCCTGAGAAGATCATCCCAGACCCGGCAGGATACTCCACAAACACCTTGAGCTCAAACTCTGGGGTGGCACTGGCATCAAAGGCCAGAACACGACCCATCAGATTGTGGTCTTTCCTGAAACGCACATTAAATGGAACACAGCTGCTGAGAGAGACAAGTACATCCCGCACAGCTTTAGGGCGGTTTGGCCAGCCTTCGACCCTACTGCGAGAAATCTCATTTAGTTCACTCATCACTTCATTGTTCCTCCACATTGCAGGATCTATACCCACCAGAGCAGACGTACTAGCTCCCACACCCAGTGGCACAGCCTGTCTTCTTCCACCATCACCCATTATTGGGCCAGCTGAGACAGCAATAGATGTGGCCGTGGCCCCAGCCCTGGAGCTGGATAATGGGGCCAAAAGCCCATGGGGGGCTGCAACTAACCCCTGAGCTATCAGTGCATGGGGTATAGCGCCATGAAGACTGGGAACTGCACCTACTATAGCTCGACGTGTATTAGGGCTCTGCCGACTGCCCTCAGACAGAGCCGCATCCTCAGCTCTGTGCAGGCCGTTAGGGAGGCGAGAGGACACCCCGtactcccccctccccctgtcTACACGCTCTCCATGCTGCCGCCCTGCTGCTTCAATGGGCCCGGCAGAGCTGGGTTTGCTCTGCTGTGGACCGGGGGACCTGCCGTCTAAGACTCCGTGCGTGCTTTTCAGTTGCCTGGCAGTTTCAATGAGGAGCTCTATTCTGTCTGCGCCGTCGTAGTTGACACAGCCGCGGCACACAGCTTCGCTGAACTCCCACAGCATGGCCCACGGCATCTTGGGCAGATCGCAGAGGTAGCACCATTGCCGTCTGGAGGAAGACTGCGAGGCGGAGGACATGTTGTTTACAGGCCCCTCGACCAAACTTTCTTCGAAGGCCTACACGTAACGCTCTACGTTTATCGGCGCGTGTTCAGTTCTCGCACTCGAGCCACCACATACCGCGGATTTTACGGcggaaaattaaacaaaaacttaaCTAGCGATACGCAAGCGCGGGTGACGGCATTTGAAAGTTAGCAACGTCTCCTTTCTCGGTTTGTTCGTGTCGGTCTGTGTGGAAGGAAGTAATATGTTATGAGACACCGGAAACACCTACGCGACTGGGGCGCATGGGAGTTgtagttttacattttatcaCAATGTTCTTTCTCCTTACGTatttgtttgtatatgtgtaacAATTTACACTAACCTCTACTGTGGATGGGACAAGGGTCCAGAAGGGGCTGCTTTTAATACGGCTCCAGGGGtttctttccattttaaaatcGCTGGAATTGTGTGCTCCACTGAATATCAGTGCGGTCTGGGTTCACGTTAACAGATTACAACGGCAAATTCACCGGTGTAAAATGACGGCTGCTTTACATTTAGCCTGCTCAACGTCAGTGTGCATGATGGCTTACTGTGACCCTGTCCTGATTTACATTAACTAAAAAGAACCATTAGTTGCACTGGTCAAGATGTCCATTgtcaaagaataaaacaaaaggtgGATGATTGCACATCAAACTAGTCAGGTTGGTTTACCCTTATTTTTGGAATCAGTACAAGTTGTTGTAATGCAAGTGCCGCATAATTTGGGATACACACAAATTAGTGTCTGGACTATTACAAACATGGTTTACTTACTGTATACGTGCTCAGGTTACATCCACAAATACATGCAATTACAACAGTTGTATTATAAAGCCGTCACTGCATCCTGTGAGAGAAGTAGTCAAACTCTTAATACTAGGAACCAGGATTTGACCAACTGCTAATGAAGCTAAAGAATAAGCTTTAACAGATGATGCGATGTTACTGCTATTACTAAAAGGTTCCCTTGTGAATATATCTTATAACTGTTCTTAGAGTGATGTAGCAAACAATACATAATGTATGCAGCAGACAGTGTTACCCAAGTAAAACAATTCAGTGATTAACTCAAAactatttaaataacaaaaatatcagTACGTAAAAGGAGCAACAGCACATTGTAACTTTAttaatcaaccaaacacaaaaaTCTACACCTcaatattgaattgaatgtaGAGCAAATATTGATGTGTGTAATTGTAAGATTGTGGTTCAGTCTGAAGGGGGCTCTGTCTGATGCAGACTTAAGTGTTCTCCTACTACTACTggaaaaatgaatgtgtgatctcaaaattgaataaa
This genomic stretch from Solea senegalensis isolate Sse05_10M linkage group LG13, IFAPA_SoseM_1, whole genome shotgun sequence harbors:
- the LOC122779296 gene encoding interferon regulatory factor 2-binding protein 1-like — encoded protein: MSSASQSSSRRQWCYLCDLPKMPWAMLWEFSEAVCRGCVNYDGADRIELLIETARQLKSTHGVLDGRSPGPQQSKPSSAGPIEAAGRQHGERVDRGRGEYGVSSRLPNGLHRAEDAALSEGSRQSPNTRRAIVGAVPSLHGAIPHALIAQGLVAAPHGLLAPLSSSRAGATATSIAVSAGPIMGDGGRRQAVPLGVGASTSALVGIDPAMWRNNEVMSELNEISRSRVEGWPNRPKAVRDVLVSLSSCVPFNVRFRKDHNLMGRVLAFDASATPEFELKVFVEYPAGSGMIFSGVPDLVRQMFRDSAKDAGKAVNSGLRYVEYEKRHGTGDWRGLSELLNEGVRMFKEPPIPEVLPQPDAMLPMAAAGRPVQMKSTTRRRKASPGSENGDSEGRPDQPAREPWPRGVYSGMEPLSAMVVPQEGPPRLHSQPSPISALMGVADSLSTSQMSRDSPSMSTAHSSSAGRPTSSSPSTAATSVSQASMVQGLNAVGPGSNTTAGESSSSAQGTLLCCSLCRERLEDTHFVQCPSVMHHKFCFPCTRGFIRSQGQGGEVYCPSGERCPLAGSTVPWAFMQGEISTILAGDGDVTVKKESDP